The genome window ATTAGCACTTAGGAAAGAACCGAGATTAGCAAAATGGATCAAACAAGTAGTTGTAATGGGTGGGCTTGTTTCTGAAGCTGGAAAAGGAAATACATTACCAACATCCGAATTTAATATGTATGCGGATGCTGAGGCTGCGAAAATGGTTTTCCATTCTGGTATTCCATTAAAACTAGTCAGCTTAGATGTTACAAAGAAAACATTCCTTACTAGTGAGGACATTGAGAAGCTAAAGGGAACGCATTATTATGATTTTGTCAAAGAATGTACGGCAGTATATCGGAAATATAGTGAAGAGAATTATGGAGTAAATGGATGTGCCCTTCATGATCCATTAACAGTTGGTGTAGTTTTAGATCCAACACTAGTTACAACAGCATCATACTTTGTAGATATCGAAACAAAGAGCGAATTAAGCTATGGACAAACGATCTGTGACTTTGGAAATTTATGGAATAAAGAGCCGAACGTTGAAATTTGTCTTGATGTTGATTCTGAGCGGTTTATTTCCATGTTTATTGATACATTAAAAAATACGATTAATTAATTGAATGTCATATCTCGTACACTTATAATATAAATATTTGGAGTTTGAAAGTATAATAAAGAAGAAGGTAATCCGATGAATTTTGTATCAATAGATTTTGAAACAGCAAATGAAAAACGATATAGTCCATGTGCAATCGGTATTGTTGTTGCAAATGAAAAGGGAATTATTGACGAATTTTACAGCTTGATTAACCCATTAATGCCGTTTAATTCTAATAATATTTATGTGCATGGGATTACGGAACGAGATGTTGAAAATGCGCCAACATTTGCAGAAATTTGGCCAACCTTAAAGAAATACTTAGATGATAACCTAGTAATAGCTCATAATGCCAGTTTTGATATGAGTGTACTTAGGAGTACATTAGATCATTTTGGTCTAT of Oceanobacillus zhaokaii contains these proteins:
- a CDS encoding nucleoside hydrolase; amino-acid sequence: MEKIILDVDTGIDDALAILLAVESGRFDILGITAVNGNVPLDYVIKNTKKVLKHTGKESINVYKGASRPILIEPFHEYSVHGNDGIGGALSSIEVDSDDVADMFAPDFIIEQAERHQGELTLIMVGPLTNLALALRKEPRLAKWIKQVVVMGGLVSEAGKGNTLPTSEFNMYADAEAAKMVFHSGIPLKLVSLDVTKKTFLTSEDIEKLKGTHYYDFVKECTAVYRKYSEENYGVNGCALHDPLTVGVVLDPTLVTTASYFVDIETKSELSYGQTICDFGNLWNKEPNVEICLDVDSERFISMFIDTLKNTIN
- a CDS encoding 3'-5' exonuclease, whose product is MNFVSIDFETANEKRYSPCAIGIVVANEKGIIDEFYSLINPLMPFNSNNIYVHGITERDVENAPTFAEIWPTLKKYLDDNLVIAHNASFDMSVLRSTLDHFGLLYPEMDYLCTVKISQKTWPQLENHKLNTLAAHHGIIFEHHHALEDARVAAKVFMKAMKEYQTNRVDKLLEKCNMKMGRIYEHGYYPPKVNRAKQSSKIYFK